Proteins encoded together in one Struthio camelus isolate bStrCam1 chromosome 19, bStrCam1.hap1, whole genome shotgun sequence window:
- the USP43 gene encoding ubiquitin carboxyl-terminal hydrolase 43, whose translation MNAVVQCLSNTAPLAELLALGRYRARGARAEVTHRLAALVRALWTLDYTPQLSADFKSVVSEHSSQFRGHAQHDALEFLLWLLERLHEDLGAASPAPPPRRPAKVLADLPALPQAEQHLRPVPVRLAADPPAPDQCPRQRFVRVGLAVPLLGTVATLRQMVAEEGKIPAEQVILAEVTAAGFRRSFCDGEELSAVGEGEGGGGVYAFQPPLPRGRGSCSRRAGCPLSLPSSPNAAEPEGQRLPPPPAALSSECLHRGTGGRVLLLLCNTAGTGPQAARFGPPLVMREDRGISWEQLQQCILAKMRYLMRSEVQAQSAGALFRIRVAGGSVACSYLSPQDARPLCHPAVDRALQFGGPGGPPHVKLTVEWDESTKERLFGSIQEEVVQDAESVRLQQQAHQQQPSCTLDECFQLYTKEEQLAPDDAWRCPHCKVLQQGTVKLSLWTLPDILIIHLKRFRQVAEHRHKLTTLVRFPLRGLDMAPHVAQRGQAPGKQVLGPWAPWKAPLYLPESCQLDYLYDLYAVCNHHGSMQGGHYTAYCCNSLDGRWYSYDDSTVEGVQEDEVSTRSAYILFYQRRNAIPAWSASGSLRGSTSSSLSDHWVSRLGGQRESVVSRSSATYPSLPSAPDSPRFPDAAGAREKGGFEARPSLRGIRGRSVSMKLSPAGAEAAPPRWSSARQERPPGASGALVEYLESGRRPRFAHPSIAPLAAGALEEPGPAPGAPQPPHLALSAPRAEGAAGAARPPPGPPKTQGPWGRGGAERDPRVPTGEPEAETPTGSKSGLSQPASSAKEAEGPGEREGPWLSNGALGAEGGGPGRAGPPAGRPGRSELDAKRRQQSSAAARGLRRSASLGKGGEGRPGRPAAGGLLLRPRYHSASLGRRQAVPESSF comes from the exons ATGAACGCCGTGGTGCAGTGCCTGAGCAACACGGCGCCGCTCGCCGAGCTGCTGGCGCTGGGCCGCTAccgcgcccgcggcgcccgcgccgAGGTCACGCACCGGCTCGCCGCCCTCGTCCGCGCCCTCTGGACCCTCGACTACACGCCGCAGCTCTCCGCCGACTTCAAG AGCGTCGTCTCCGAGCACAGCTCGCAGTTCCGGGGCCACGCGCAGCACGACGCCCTCGAgttcctgctctggctgctggagCGCCTGCACGAGGACCTGGgcgccgcctcgcccgccccgccgccccgccgccccgccaag GTCCTCGCTGACTTGCCCGCACTGCCGCAAGCAGAGCAACACCTTCGACCCGTTCCTGTGCGTCTCGCTGCCGATCCCCCTGCGCCAGACCAG TGCCCGAGGCAGCGGTTCGTGCGGGTGGGCCTGGCCGTGCCCCTCCTCGGCACCGTGGCCACGCTGCGGCAGATGGTGGCGGAGGAAGGCAAAATCCCGGCGGAGCAG GTGATCCTGGCCGAGGTGACCGCCGCGGGCTTCCGGCGCTCCTTCTGCGACGGGGAGGAGCTGAGCGCCgtgggcgagggcgagggcggcggcggcgtctaCGCCTTccagccgccgctgccccgcggccgcggcagcTGCTCCCGCCGCGCAG GGTGCCCCCTGAGCCTGCCGTCCTCGCCCAACGCCGCCGAGCCGGAGGGGCAGCgcttgccgccgccgccggcggccctCTCCTCGGAGTGCCTGCACCGCGGCACGGGCGGCCGCGTCCTGCTGCTCCTCTGCAACACGGCGGGCACCGGCCCGCAGGCCGCCAG GTTTGGGCCCCCACTGGTGATGCGAGAGGACCGAGGcatctcctgggagcagctccagCAGTGCATCCTGGCCAAAATGCGTTACCTGATGAGAAGCGAGGTCCAGGCGCAG AGCGCCGGAGCCCTGTTCCGGATCCGCGTGGCCGGCGGCTCCGTGGCCTGCAGCTACCTCTCCCCGCAGGACGCCCGGCCCCTCTGCCACCCGGCCGTGGACAG GGCGCTGCAGTtcggcggcccgggcggccctCCCCACGTGAAGCTGACGGTGGAGTGGGACGAGAGCACCAAGGAGCG CCTCTTCGGCAGCATCCAGGAGGAGGTGGTGCAGGACGCGGAGAGCgtgaggctgcagcagcaggcgcaccagcagcagcccagctgcacgCTGGACGAGTGCTTCCAGCTCTACACCAAGGAGGAGCAG CTGGCCCCGGACGACGCGTGGCGCTGCCCGCACTGCAAAGTGCTCCAGCAGGGCACGGTGAAGCTGAGCCTCTGGACGTTGCCCGACATCCTCATCATCCACCTCAAGCGCTTCCGCCAGGTGGCTGAGCACAGGCACAAGCTCACCACGCTGGTGCGGTTCCCCCTGCGGGGCCTCGACATGGCCCCCCACGTGGCCCAGAGGGGCCAGGCGCCCGGCAAGCAAGTGCTGGGCCCCTGGGCGCCCTGGAAGGCCCCGCTGTACCTGCCCGAGAGCTGCCAGCTCGACTACCTCTACGACCTGTACGCCGTCTGCAACCACCACGGCAGCATGCAGGGCGGGCACTACACGG CCTATTGCTGCAACTCGCTGGACGGGCGGTGGTACAGCTACGACGACAGCACGGTGGAGGGGGTGCAGGAGGACGAGGTGAGCACCCGCAGCGCCTACATCCTCTTCTACCAGCGCAGGAACGCCATCCCCGCCTGGTCGGCCAGCGGCTCCCTGAGAG GCTCCACCAGCTCGTCCCTGTCCGATCACTGGGTGTCGCGGCTCGGCGGCCAGCGGGAGAGCGTGGTGTCGCGGAGCTCGGCCACCTACCCCTCGCTGCCCAGCGCCCCCGACTCGCCCCGCTTCCCCgacgccgccggcgcccgggagAAAG GGGGCTTCGAGGCGAGACCCTCGCTGCGGGGCATCCGGGGCCGCAGCGTCAGCATGAAGCTGTCGCccgccggggccgaggcggcgcctCCCCGCTGGTCCTCGGCCCGGCAggagcggccgccgggcgcctccgGCGCGCTGGTGGAGTACCTGGAGTCGGGGCGCCGGCCCCGCTTCGCCCACCCCTCCATCGCGCCCCTCGCGGCCGGCGCCCTCGaggagcccggccccgcgcccggggccccccagccgccccaccTGGCCCTCTCCGCGCCGAGAGCcgagggggccgccggggccgcccgcccgccccccggccccccgaaaacccaggggccgtggggccggggcggcgcggagcgtgACCCAAGGGTGCCGACCGGGGAGCCCGAGGCCGAGACACCCACGGGGAGCAAATCGGGCCTCTCCCAGCCGGCTTCCTCCGCGAaggaggccgaggggccgggCGAGCGGGAAGGGCCGTGGCTCTCCAACGGGGCGCTGGGCGCcgagggcggcgggccgggccgcgcggggccgcccgccgggcgCCCGGGCCGCTCCGAGCTGGACGCGAAGCGGCGGCAGCAgagctcggcggcggcgcggggcctgcGGCGCTCGGCCTCGCTCGGCAAGGGCGGcgaggggcggcccggccggccggcggccggcggcctccTGCTGCGGCCCCGCTACCACAGCGCCTCGCTGGGCAGGAGGCAAGCGGTGCCCGAGTCCAGCTTCtga
- the LOC104143604 gene encoding testis-expressed protein 47-like isoform X2, with amino-acid sequence MVRRKRAPKPQRKPRDLVPQLDRTNLLQWVLRRRASGGPTGSSTGQKALLHRLIFVARISPELVDKRELAGYWDRLFQSLQCYYQGEAVTGLLLLYPSCMAHVLEASSDVLFSVLRDLRDLRQQGHRPLVLDPKILVLSHNIPSRLFREWSYKVLSVSVRPSDDSTEPLEGVASECLATLLRLGMLLLKCPESPPHLLDNLVEQVPELLGFEATVGHLLACHELQSPEQFLQAYDTPLHPGLDAARVWPVSEHMALPSMAWEQAGPAGTAA; translated from the exons ATGGTGAGGCGCAAACGTGCTCCGAAGCCGCAGAGGAAACCCAGGGACTTGGTACCCCAGCTCGACCGGACAAACCTCCTGCAGTGGGTGCTGCGGCGACGGGCGAGCGGGGGGCCAACAGGCAGCAGCACGGGGCAG AAGGCCCTTCTGCACAGGTTGATCTTTGTGGCGAGGATCTCCCCGGAGCTAGTGGACAAGCGTGAGCTGGCAG GGTACTGGGACCGGCTTTTCCAGAGCTTGCAGTGCTACTACCAAGGTGAAGCTGtcacggggctgctgctgctgtacccCTCCTGCATGGCCCACGTGCTTGAG GCCTCCAGCGATGTGCTGTTCTCTGTGCTGCGGGACCTGCGGGACCTGCGGCAGCAGGGACACAG gcCCCTCGTTTTGGACCCCAAGATTCTGGTGCTGTCGCACAACATCCCCTCGCGGCTCTTCCGGGAGTGGAGCTACAAGGTGCTGAGCGTGTCCGTGAGGCCCAGCGATGACAGCACTGAGCCCCTCGAGGGCGTCGCAAGCGAGTGTTTGGCCACGCTGCTGAGGCTCGGCATGCTCTTGCTGAAATGCCCTGAG AGCCCCCCGCACCTCCTTGACAACCTGGTGGAGCAGGTCCCGGAGCTGCTGGGTTTTGAGGCCACCGTCGGCCACCTTCTGGCTTGCCATGAGCTGCAGAGCCCCGAGCAGTTCCTGCAGGCCTAcgacacccccctgcacccgggcctcgacGCGG cccGCGTGTGGCCGGTCTCCGAGCACATGGCGCTCCCCTCCATGGCCTGGGAgcaggccgggccggcgggcacgGCTGCCTGA
- the LOC104143604 gene encoding testis-expressed protein 47-like isoform X1, whose product MHCWGIWGRAKWWPCTRRGYVWGHGGARPASALSPSHHRSGAGQTPTYTQPQLPPFSPCQKALLHRLIFVARISPELVDKRELAGYWDRLFQSLQCYYQGEAVTGLLLLYPSCMAHVLEASSDVLFSVLRDLRDLRQQGHRPLVLDPKILVLSHNIPSRLFREWSYKVLSVSVRPSDDSTEPLEGVASECLATLLRLGMLLLKCPESPPHLLDNLVEQVPELLGFEATVGHLLACHELQSPEQFLQAYDTPLHPGLDAARVWPVSEHMALPSMAWEQAGPAGTAA is encoded by the exons ATGCACTGCTGGGGGATTTGGGGACGTGCTAAGTGGTGGCCCTGCACCAGGCGTGGATAtgtgtggggacatgggggggccaGGCCAGCCTCAGCTCTTTCTCCATCTCACCACCGCAGCGGGGCTGGGCAGACACCCACGTAcacccagccccagctccccccctTCTCGCCCTGCCAGAAGGCCCTTCTGCACAGGTTGATCTTTGTGGCGAGGATCTCCCCGGAGCTAGTGGACAAGCGTGAGCTGGCAG GGTACTGGGACCGGCTTTTCCAGAGCTTGCAGTGCTACTACCAAGGTGAAGCTGtcacggggctgctgctgctgtacccCTCCTGCATGGCCCACGTGCTTGAG GCCTCCAGCGATGTGCTGTTCTCTGTGCTGCGGGACCTGCGGGACCTGCGGCAGCAGGGACACAG gcCCCTCGTTTTGGACCCCAAGATTCTGGTGCTGTCGCACAACATCCCCTCGCGGCTCTTCCGGGAGTGGAGCTACAAGGTGCTGAGCGTGTCCGTGAGGCCCAGCGATGACAGCACTGAGCCCCTCGAGGGCGTCGCAAGCGAGTGTTTGGCCACGCTGCTGAGGCTCGGCATGCTCTTGCTGAAATGCCCTGAG AGCCCCCCGCACCTCCTTGACAACCTGGTGGAGCAGGTCCCGGAGCTGCTGGGTTTTGAGGCCACCGTCGGCCACCTTCTGGCTTGCCATGAGCTGCAGAGCCCCGAGCAGTTCCTGCAGGCCTAcgacacccccctgcacccgggcctcgacGCGG cccGCGTGTGGCCGGTCTCCGAGCACATGGCGCTCCCCTCCATGGCCTGGGAgcaggccgggccggcgggcacgGCTGCCTGA